The Marispirochaeta aestuarii genome contains the following window.
AATATGCGAGCGAGGGACTTATTCCCGGTGTAACAAAATCAAGCTGGTGAGGGAGTATTAAATGGCTGTTACCGATCCTGTAGCAGATATGCTGACAAAGATACGAAATGCAAGTAGTGCGCGTTTCGACCGAGTTGATATTCTTACCTCTAAACTGAAGCTTGAGATTGTTAAAATACTCAAGAACGAGGGGTATATTAAAAACTTCAAGAAAACTACCGTGGATGGGAAAAACTACATCCGTATTTTTCTGAAGTTCGACGATAAACAGAAGCCGATAATCCACGGGATAAAGAAGATTTCCACCCCCGGAAGAAGAATCTACGCCGGATACAAGAAGCTTCCCCGT
Protein-coding sequences here:
- the rpsH gene encoding 30S ribosomal protein S8 — translated: MAVTDPVADMLTKIRNASSARFDRVDILTSKLKLEIVKILKNEGYIKNFKKTTVDGKNYIRIFLKFDDKQKPIIHGIKKISTPGRRIYAGYKKLPRIFNGYGTLIVSTSTGVTTGKKAAEKKVGGELICSVW